The following proteins are co-located in the uncultured Draconibacterium sp. genome:
- a CDS encoding DsrE family protein — MKSKILILIVMIIGFGIISERGSAQMEPAMPASEEISASEKLVVLWTSGDKEVAEKMVLMYTFNSKRFDWWKDITLVVWGPSQKVLVENKDMQDYVKKIMEQGTAVKACKGCSDMYGVSDKLEQLGVEVKYMGELTDYLKEGRHVLTL, encoded by the coding sequence ATGAAATCAAAAATCTTAATTTTAATTGTGATGATCATCGGATTTGGCATCATCTCTGAACGTGGATCAGCACAAATGGAACCGGCGATGCCAGCGAGTGAAGAAATTTCTGCATCAGAAAAACTGGTAGTACTTTGGACCAGCGGTGACAAAGAAGTGGCTGAAAAAATGGTACTGATGTACACCTTCAATTCAAAACGTTTCGATTGGTGGAAAGACATTACTCTGGTGGTGTGGGGGCCTTCGCAAAAAGTGCTGGTCGAAAACAAAGACATGCAGGATTATGTGAAAAAAATTATGGAGCAGGGGACTGCCGTAAAAGCCTGCAAGGGCTGTTCCGATATGTACGGTGTTTCAGATAAGCTGGAACAACTGGGCGTTGAAGTAAAATACATGGGCGAACTAACCGATTATTTAAAGGAAGGACGGCATGTTTTAACCTTATAA
- a CDS encoding NAD(P)H-dependent oxidoreductase, translating into MSLLENLNWRYATKKYDPTRKVAQEDVDKIVEAARLAPTSSGLQQFRVIVISNQDLKKKIVPIAWGQEIVADCSHLLVFAAWDRYTEERIDQIYNLTTDERGLPRGRFASYTDKLKAMYLPQTSEQNFVHTARQAYIGFGLAIAQAAEQKVDCTPMEGFSTDELDELLDLKSKGLRSVTMLPLGYRDDSGDWLAPMKKVRNPKEEFVLEY; encoded by the coding sequence ATGTCATTACTGGAAAATCTAAATTGGCGCTATGCCACAAAAAAGTACGATCCTACCCGAAAAGTGGCGCAGGAAGATGTAGATAAAATTGTAGAGGCAGCACGACTGGCACCAACCTCATCAGGCTTGCAGCAATTTCGCGTAATTGTTATAAGCAATCAGGATTTAAAAAAGAAAATAGTTCCGATTGCCTGGGGACAGGAAATAGTTGCAGATTGTTCGCATCTGTTGGTTTTTGCTGCCTGGGACAGGTACACCGAAGAACGAATTGATCAGATTTATAATTTAACTACTGATGAACGCGGATTGCCTCGTGGCCGTTTTGCTTCGTACACCGATAAACTAAAAGCAATGTATCTACCACAAACTTCGGAACAAAATTTTGTACACACGGCCCGTCAGGCTTACATTGGCTTTGGATTGGCCATAGCGCAGGCAGCCGAACAAAAGGTAGACTGTACTCCAATGGAAGGATTCTCAACCGATGAGTTGGACGAGTTGCTTGATTTAAAATCGAAAGGGTTAAGAAGTGTTACCATGCTTCCATTGGGTTATCGCGATGACAGCGGCGACTGGTTAGCGCCCATGAAAAAAGTACGTAATCCAAAAGAAGAATTTGTTCTGGAATACTAA
- a CDS encoding MarR family transcriptional regulator, which translates to MDDELKLKSQVCFPIYALSREIVKHYRPFLDEIDITYPQYLAMMVLWEEEPQTVNQIGDKLNLDNGTTTPLLKRLAAKGFISRKRKSCDERVVEISLTESGKQLKHQAEKVPQKVVESMGVTPEDLAQLKAIVLKILDRTK; encoded by the coding sequence ATGGATGATGAGTTAAAATTAAAAAGTCAGGTATGTTTTCCGATCTATGCTTTATCGAGAGAAATTGTAAAACATTACCGCCCTTTTCTGGATGAAATTGACATTACCTATCCGCAATACCTTGCTATGATGGTTTTGTGGGAAGAAGAGCCACAAACGGTAAATCAAATTGGTGATAAACTAAATCTGGACAACGGAACCACAACTCCATTATTGAAACGTTTGGCAGCCAAAGGTTTTATTTCGCGCAAACGAAAAAGTTGCGACGAACGTGTTGTGGAAATCTCGTTAACAGAAAGCGGAAAACAACTAAAACATCAGGCTGAAAAAGTACCGCAAAAAGTTGTAGAGTCGATGGGAGTAACACCTGAAGACCTGGCGCAGCTAAAAGCAATCGTTTTAAAAATACTAGATCGAACCAAATAA
- a CDS encoding YciI family protein → MKLVFAFLFLAFAFSVSAQDQREFSYTEGDTTYTMKRYVFMLLESGTTKSKDSTEAAHFQEMHLAHLNKLAESGKLIVAGPFEGGGEHRGLLIFDVETVEDALKLEGEDPSVKTNRLKMNAFYWWGAKGTIIK, encoded by the coding sequence ATGAAACTTGTTTTTGCCTTTTTGTTTTTAGCTTTTGCCTTTTCCGTTTCGGCACAAGACCAACGCGAATTTTCATATACCGAAGGAGACACCACTTACACCATGAAACGATATGTATTTATGCTGCTCGAGAGTGGAACAACAAAAAGTAAAGATTCAACAGAAGCAGCGCATTTTCAGGAAATGCATCTTGCACACTTAAACAAATTGGCAGAGAGTGGAAAACTGATTGTTGCCGGTCCATTTGAAGGCGGAGGAGAACACCGGGGCTTGCTGATTTTTGATGTGGAGACTGTAGAAGACGCATTAAAACTGGAGGGCGAAGATCCGAGCGTAAAAACAAACCGATTAAAAATGAATGCCTTTTATTGGTGGGGAGCCAAAGGAACAATCATAAAATAA
- the msrA gene encoding peptide-methionine (S)-S-oxide reductase MsrA has protein sequence MKTKTLALILFLIYSNTIMSKDLEKATLGGGCFWCTEAVYLELKGVVDVKPGYSGGYVENPDYKAVCTGTTGHAEVVQITFDPEVVSFSQILEVFFMTHDPTTLNRQGNDVGTQYRSAIFYHSEKQKEVAKNVIRLFSEEKVYDDPIVTEVTAFDKFYVAEDYHINYFARNKSQGYCQFVVAPKVEKFRKIFKDQLKD, from the coding sequence ATGAAAACAAAAACGCTGGCATTAATCCTATTTCTAATTTATTCGAACACAATTATGAGTAAAGATTTGGAAAAAGCAACACTTGGCGGTGGATGCTTTTGGTGTACCGAAGCGGTGTACCTGGAACTTAAAGGAGTAGTTGATGTTAAACCCGGTTACAGTGGCGGTTATGTTGAAAATCCGGATTACAAAGCTGTTTGTACCGGAACAACAGGGCATGCCGAAGTAGTGCAAATCACCTTCGATCCGGAAGTGGTAAGTTTCAGCCAGATACTTGAAGTATTTTTTATGACACATGATCCGACAACGCTAAACCGCCAGGGAAACGATGTTGGGACACAATACCGTTCGGCCATTTTCTATCACTCAGAAAAACAAAAAGAAGTAGCTAAAAATGTAATCCGGCTGTTTAGTGAAGAAAAAGTGTATGACGATCCGATTGTTACCGAAGTAACCGCTTTCGATAAATTTTATGTTGCTGAAGATTATCACATCAACTATTTTGCACGAAACAAATCGCAGGGTTACTGCCAGTTTGTGGTGGCTCCAAAAGTGGAGAAGTTTAGAAAGATATTTAAAGACCAGTTGAAAGACTAG
- a CDS encoding DUF6787 family protein has protein sequence MLERFKEKWDIKSNFQLVIILIIFSVTGRTALYVRKGVFYLLDINADTSYWIKVPLYILIVVPAYQILFMIVGTLFGQYKFALAFEKKMLSRFKFKRS, from the coding sequence ATGCTGGAGCGTTTTAAAGAAAAATGGGACATAAAAAGTAACTTTCAACTGGTAATCATTCTGATCATTTTTTCAGTTACAGGCAGAACTGCCCTTTATGTTCGAAAAGGTGTGTTTTACCTTTTAGACATAAATGCCGACACAAGCTATTGGATTAAAGTGCCATTGTACATTTTAATTGTTGTTCCGGCCTACCAAATCCTTTTTATGATTGTAGGCACCTTGTTTGGACAGTACAAATTTGCTTTAGCCTTCGAAAAGAAAATGTTGAGCAGGTTTAAATTCAAAAGATCATGA
- the rluF gene encoding 23S rRNA pseudouridine(2604) synthase RluF produces the protein MESKRLNKAISETGFCSRREADRLIEAGKVKVNDVVAGLGVQVSPKDKIEVDGKIITKEVENVYLAFHKPVGITCTTDTSIKNNIVDFINYPERIFPIGRLDKPSEGLIFMTNDGDIVNKILRSKNNHEKEYIVSVNRKITQAFIRQMSNGVPILDTITKKCKVERIDDYTFNIVLTQGLNRQIRRMCSYLGYEVSRLKRVRIMNIKLGKLKKGEYRHFTKDELNEVNRLVADSSKTMEASED, from the coding sequence ATGGAAAGCAAGCGATTAAATAAAGCGATTTCGGAAACAGGATTTTGTTCGCGCCGTGAAGCCGACCGCCTGATTGAGGCCGGGAAAGTAAAAGTGAACGACGTAGTTGCCGGTTTAGGTGTTCAGGTTAGCCCAAAGGACAAAATAGAAGTTGACGGAAAAATAATTACCAAAGAGGTTGAGAATGTTTACCTGGCATTTCATAAACCGGTTGGTATTACCTGCACAACCGACACCAGTATTAAAAATAACATTGTTGATTTTATAAATTATCCAGAACGTATTTTCCCAATAGGCCGACTCGACAAACCAAGCGAAGGATTAATTTTTATGACCAACGACGGCGATATTGTAAATAAAATTCTACGTTCGAAAAACAATCACGAAAAAGAATACATTGTTTCGGTTAACCGGAAAATTACACAGGCGTTTATCCGGCAAATGAGCAACGGCGTTCCGATACTTGATACCATTACAAAAAAATGCAAGGTTGAAAGAATCGACGACTATACGTTTAACATTGTACTTACACAAGGTTTAAACCGCCAGATCAGGCGAATGTGTTCGTATCTCGGTTACGAAGTTTCACGATTAAAACGCGTTCGCATTATGAACATTAAATTGGGCAAACTCAAAAAAGGAGAATACCGGCACTTTACAAAAGATGAATTAAACGAAGTGAATCGTTTGGTTGCCGACTCTAGCAAAACCATGGAAGCCTCCGAAGATTAA
- a CDS encoding carbohydrate porin, whose protein sequence is MKTYSSLLIGILCLIQFSSMAQLNYIDQNDKNGFNMDTYGRVGVDWNYDNGGSIGRRLNLNNMGSIGGRLEEQDYLELVPSFQFKPFNENDLTKIKVQTRFAVYSNSLSLFGNSSTSSLGGLTVALPEIYAEASNINGKDLNIWIGARLYRRGEVHIADHFYFDDHSGQGFGIEYKNTRFSSIFVSSTDTTADVPPYFYLNIGDGVANLALRQRNVFIVEHDLNLSANHLLTGLFEYQKMGDTRYDMPTPTPLQDADTILNYPADHGFVFGLKLNTNLPKLGAGAYNTFAIRYGTRIANGGDGGHSKTWVTYGAPDLDKLSFEGAYSLSIVDEIKFDITENNNFNAYLIFTQSKGAADTKGMAKTYLGREIYNYKQDLTLGFRDVQYVSDKFHLLSEFHYSQRTDGEEPVYRYQKFSLAPTFAPTGEKSTGVRPHFRFILSVSHYNKNASESLYSPYLQYVGKQRWGHYLGVKAEWWL, encoded by the coding sequence GCTCAACTCAATTACATCGACCAAAACGATAAAAATGGGTTTAATATGGATACCTACGGAAGAGTAGGTGTTGACTGGAATTATGATAATGGAGGTTCGATTGGAAGGCGGCTTAACCTGAACAATATGGGAAGTATAGGAGGACGTCTCGAAGAACAGGACTACCTGGAATTGGTACCTTCATTTCAGTTTAAACCATTTAACGAAAACGACCTCACAAAAATTAAAGTTCAAACCCGATTTGCTGTTTATTCAAATAGTTTATCACTTTTCGGAAACTCATCTACCAGCAGTCTTGGTGGACTTACCGTTGCATTACCTGAAATTTACGCCGAAGCTAGCAATATAAATGGCAAAGACTTAAATATCTGGATAGGTGCCCGATTGTACAGGAGAGGCGAAGTACACATTGCCGACCATTTTTATTTCGACGATCATTCGGGACAAGGCTTCGGGATTGAATACAAAAACACACGTTTTAGCTCTATTTTTGTTTCGTCAACCGATACAACAGCCGATGTACCTCCTTATTTCTATTTGAATATTGGCGATGGTGTTGCAAACCTGGCTTTGCGCCAACGTAATGTTTTTATTGTGGAACACGACCTTAATTTGTCGGCCAACCATTTGCTAACCGGTTTATTCGAATACCAGAAAATGGGAGATACAAGGTATGATATGCCCACTCCTACTCCACTTCAAGACGCTGATACCATTCTGAATTATCCGGCAGATCATGGTTTTGTTTTTGGACTAAAATTAAATACAAACTTACCAAAACTCGGTGCCGGTGCTTATAACACATTTGCAATTCGTTATGGCACCCGGATTGCAAATGGCGGCGACGGTGGTCATTCAAAAACCTGGGTAACATACGGTGCCCCCGACTTGGATAAATTAAGTTTTGAAGGCGCCTATTCTTTGTCGATTGTTGATGAAATAAAGTTTGATATTACTGAAAATAACAATTTTAATGCTTACCTGATCTTTACGCAAAGCAAAGGTGCCGCCGATACAAAAGGAATGGCCAAAACTTATCTCGGCAGAGAAATATACAATTACAAACAAGACCTCACTTTAGGCTTTAGAGATGTACAATACGTAAGCGATAAATTTCATCTTTTAAGCGAGTTCCATTACTCGCAACGCACCGACGGTGAAGAACCGGTATATCGCTATCAGAAATTCAGTCTGGCACCAACTTTTGCTCCAACCGGTGAAAAAAGCACAGGCGTTCGGCCTCATTTCCGTTTTATTCTTTCGGTTTCGCATTACAACAAAAATGCTTCAGAAAGTTTGTATTCGCCCTATTTGCAGTATGTGGGCAAACAACGCTGGGGACATTATTTAGGAGTAAAAGCAGAATGGTGGCTGTAG